The Streptomyces sp. NBC_00775 genome includes the window CCGCCACCCGCGCTGCACCGGGCTCGACTGGTCCTGGCCGCGGGCGCCGCTCATCCGCAGCAGCCCGTTCACCGAGTCGAGGAGCAGATCGACCGCGACCGAGTAGTCGCGCGTCGCGCGCAGTGCCAGCTCCCGGGTGACCTCCGCGCCGTCGGCCTCGGCCGCCGCGCGCTCGACGAGCAGCCGGGCCGCGTCCAGGTCCGCCGCGGCCCGGGACAGCGCCATGCGCACCCCCGGACGAGCGCTGCTCCTGACCCCGTAGATCTCCACGCGCTGCGCGGTCCAGCCCGTCCAGTGGGCGAGCATCCCCTCGACGGCGCCGATCCCGGGTGCCACGAAGAACAGCCCGTTGATCAGCTTGTGGGGGACCCGGAGGGCGCGCGGGAGAGCGGGGTCCGCGTGGCCGGTGAGCACCGAGCGGTGTTCGAAGGTGCGGTGCGCGGGCACGAAGACGTCGTCGACGAGCACGCTGTTGCTGCCCGTGCCGCGCAGCCCGACGTTGCGCCAGGTGTCCAGCACCGTGTAGTCACGGCTCGGCAGGACGAAGTGACGCAGCGCCGGCACGCCGTCCGGGCCGGGGACC containing:
- a CDS encoding acyl-CoA dehydrogenase family protein, which encodes MTNTTPTAPPADTGLAAAAGKVAELAAESAAAAESTDRLTPAVAEALVSAGFARHFVGERWGGSAAVPESVQDLTRALATVGTGCMSAAWCGGVLTAVARMCSHLPEEGQHELWGDGPDVPLAGSFAPSGTVREVPGGWRVSGTWGFASGVDHAHWTMVGGAVPGPDGVPALRHFVLPSRDYTVLDTWRNVGLRGTGSNSVLVDDVFVPAHRTFEHRSVLTGHADPALPRALRVPHKLINGLFFVAPGIGAVEGMLAHWTGWTAQRVEIYGVRSSARPGVRMALSRAAADLDAARLLVERAAAEADGAEVTRELALRATRDYSVAVDLLLDSVNGLLRMSGARGQDQSSPVQRGWRDVHCMAGHAALQPDVNADGWAKHALGEE